In the Passer domesticus isolate bPasDom1 chromosome 4, bPasDom1.hap1, whole genome shotgun sequence genome, one interval contains:
- the LOC135299832 gene encoding muscle M-line assembly protein unc-89-like: protein MAEPGPAGGIPGAQGPALPSPRTASGSGGSSSRDPTLRSSRSDREEDKEGLRSFARMEEEWEYDSDPEFSQSGEVINQDLHLWEEVTVQEFYRQQEVSPCGVVRCQEQHQCEVGVRVQWGDGAQQEMEVFHWEESMTVQELPQWDKEDEIYQELSQLEEDLTYQELSLWEGEGHQEMYPVEKDFRIPMHMYQWEKEKREPELSQVGDNSNKEVCQGKDCSLQKLAQWEKHSSNQNLSQSKESVSSQGLSQWEESVRYKIYDKPLHPEKDKCTQPCAQQGPASPSSVGTPVAAEATHELPSAFSAPGSPTKDELAAAAVPAGATEEVEEPPEPLAPEMEKPPGSPARSEELPLAGTESPVPAPRSPSGSSPALPDLERHISSEVVLEAGLEVQASDQQPEEQGDLEQSMAAETEAAAPEQREESPSSAPHSPPSPSPTSLGAQALREQQEEAVLAEEDSEEETLAGDLELSQGDSDEVPELSQVEIGKYQEESQREVCNEQISLEESGSYQEGSQGQAGTKHMLSPVESRGHQEGSQGEASTEEEMFQGHSSSYQGLPFGEACTEQELSQGGAGSPQKVSELDKSIEKGFSHGDTSSYSDLSDWDECSKEELSQGDRDSYKDFSDWEEYSEQGHSQGETSSSLYPSDWDEFSRTELSNGDVESYQEPSDWEESVSLEFSEEKDSCSQVSSSSEKTSSGKSTWESDSDQDFVQNSWEESIEAKPLLQEDDEWDERSVLELCEDEDRKQRPAGLAGEGFPVPVPCEACVELGAAGPCLVPCASSPHVEALAPRGHTASPAFQEQVPEAGTQRLVPAPYSSPSPSAPQLGAQALSRQQVPHKKRPSSLRWALHSLFHCPCLEPQPED, encoded by the exons ATGGCAGAGCCAGGCCCTGCAGGGGGTATACCAGGGGCACAGGGCCCGGCACTGCCCAGTCCCAGGACAGCCTCTGGctcaggaggaagcagctcccGGGATCCCACTCTGCGTTCCAGCAGATCAGACAGGGAGGAGGACAAG GAGGGCTTGAGGTCCTTTGCCAGGATGGAGGAAGAGTGGGAATATGACTCAGATCCGGAGTTTTCCCAATCAGGAGAGGTTATCAACCAAGACCTTCACCTTTGGGAAGAGGTGACAGTCCAAGAGTTTTACCGACAGCAAGAAGTTTCCCCATGTGGAGTTGTGAGATGCCAAGAGCAGCATCAGTGTGAGGTAGGTGTGAGAGTCCAATGGGGAGATGGAGCACAGCAAGAGATGGAGGTGTTCCATTGGGAAGAAAGCATGACGGTACAGGAGCTCCCCCAATGGGACAAAGAGGATGAGATTTACCAAGAGCTGTCCCAACTGGAAGAAGATCTCACATACCAAGAGCTGTCACTGTGGGAAGGAGAGGGACACCAGGAAATGTATCCTGTGGAAAAAGATTTTCGAATCCCTATGCACATGTACcaatgggaaaaagaaaagagagagccAGAGTTGTCCCAAGTGGGAGACAACAGCAACAAGGAAGTATGCCAAGGAAAAGACTGCAGTCTCCAAAAGCTGGCCCAATGGGAAAAACACAGCAGTAACCAAAATCTGTCCCAAAGCAAAGAAAgtgtcagcagccaggggctgtcTCAATGGGAAGAAAGCGTCAGGTACAAGATCTATGACAAACCCTTACACCCAGAGAAGGATAAGTGCACCCAGCCttgtgcccagcagggccctgcttcCCCCAGCAGTGTGGGCACCCcggtggcagcagaggcaacCCATGAGCTGCCCAGTGCCTTTTCTGCCCCAGGGAGTCCCACAAAGGAcgagctggcagctgctgctgttccagctggagccactgaggaggtggaggagcccccagagcctctGGCTCCCGAGATGGAAAAGCCACCAGGTTCTCCTGCTCGCAGTGAGGAGCTGCCACTGGCAGGAACAgagagcccagtccctgccccACGCAGCCCCtcaggcagcagcccagctctgccagactTAGAGAGGCACATCAGCTCTGAGGTGGTGCTTGAGGCTGGGCTTGAGGTCCAGGCATCTGACCAGCAGCCAGAGGAACAGGGGGACCTGGAGCAAAGCATGGCTGCAGAAAcggaagcagcagctccagagcaaaGGGAAGAAAGCCCGAGCtctgccccacacagtccccccagcccctcacccacCTCACTGGGAGCCCAGGcactcagggagcagcaggaggaggcagtccTGGCAGAGGAAGACAGCGAGGAAGAGACCTTGGCTGGGGATCTTGAGCTTTCCCAGGGTGACAGTGATGAAGTCCCAGAACTGTCCCAAGTTGAAATAGGCAAATACCAAGAAGAGTCCCAAAGGGAAGTCTGCAATGAGCAGATCTCCCTAGAAGAATCTGGAAGCTACCAGGAAGGGTCCCAAGGGCAAGCTGGAACTAAACACATGCTTTCCCCAGTGGAATCCAGAGGTCACCAGGAAGGGTCCCAAGGGGAAGCCagcactgaggaggagatgTTCCAAGGACATTCCAGTAGCTACCAAGGATTACCGTTTGGGGAAGCCTGCACTGAACAGGAACTGTCCCAGGGAGGTGCTGGTAGTCCCCAAAAAGTGTCCGAGTTGGACAAATCTATTGAGAAAGGGTTCTCCCACGGAGATACCAGTAGCTACTCTGACCTTTCTGACTGGGATGAATGCAGCAAAGAAGAGCTGTCCCAAGGAGACAGGGATAGCTACAAAGATTTTTCAGACTGGGAAGAATACTCTGAGCAAGGGCATTCTCAAGGAGAAACCAGTAGCTCCCTATATCCATCTGACTGGGATGAAttcagcaggacagagctctccaATGGAGATGTTGAGAGCTACCAGGAACCATCAGACTGGGAAGAATCTGTTAGCCTAGAGTTTTCTGAAGAGAAAGACTCCTGTAGCCAGGTGTCTAGCAGCAGTGAGAAGACTTCCTCTGGGAAGTCCACCTGGGAGAGTGACAGTGACCAAGACTTTGTGCAGAACAGCTGGGAAGAGAGCATTGAGGCCAAGCCCTTGCTGCAAGAGGATGACGAGTGGGACGAGAGAAGTGTCCTTGAGCTCTGTGAAGATGAAGACAGAAAGCAAAGACCAGCAGGTTTGGCAGGAGAGggattccctgtgcctgtcccttgCGAGGCTTGTGTTGAGCTTGGGGCAGCTGGGCCGTGCCTTGTGCCCTGTGCCTCATCTCCCCATGTAGAAGCTCTGGCCCCCAGAGGACACACAGCCTCTCCTGCCTTCCAGGAGCAGGTGCCAGAGGCTGGGACACAGAGACTGGTGCCTGCCCCttacagcagccccagcccgtCAGCTCCCCAGCTGGGAGCTCAGGCCCTCAGCCGGCAACAGGTCCCCCACAAGAAACGTCCCTCCAGCCTCAGGTGGGCACTGcacagcctgttccactgcccCTGCCTGGAGCCACAGCCCGAGGATTAG